From the genome of Hymenobacter cellulosilyticus, one region includes:
- a CDS encoding AMP-dependent synthetase/ligase — translation MEVRRSFDILSHQLATAPKTDCLAAKIDGSWQKFSTQHVLDQVNLVSLGLLQLGLKKDDKVAIISMNRPEWMFADFGIAQIGATTVPMYPSITVEDYKYIFTDAGVKAVFVADEKLYAKVKEATAELPEVKHVFTFDQVAGARHFSELLEMGKKGDAATLEPLKAAVQPDDLLTLIYTSGTTGNPKGVMLSHDNILSNCRNSQPFVPVTKDDTALSFLPLCHIFERMVTYLYMINSVSIYYAESMEVIADNLREVKPQIFTTVPRLLEKVYDKIVAKGHTLEGVKKNLFFWALDLGLKYDTQKDQGFFYNTQLALANKLIFNKWREALGGNLKCIVSGGGALQPRLARVFWAAGIRVMEGYGLTETSPVIAVGGFEPENNMIGTVGPLIDNMQVKIAEDGEILTKSASVMKGYYNKPELTAKEIDADGWFHTGDIGEFVNGKFLKITDRKKEMFKTSGGKYIAPQVIEGKLKESPLVEQCMVVGADQKFPAALVVPSFDDLKGWCKRNGVDCNCSNEELIKNEKVVQMYEDLVKKYNQSFAQWEQVKKIVLLPNHWTVETGEMTPTMKVKRKIITENNKDLIESLYHQEAHR, via the coding sequence ATGGAAGTCCGCCGCTCGTTTGACATTCTGTCGCACCAACTTGCTACTGCCCCCAAAACCGACTGCCTGGCCGCTAAGATTGACGGCTCCTGGCAGAAGTTCAGCACCCAGCACGTCCTCGACCAGGTCAACCTGGTTAGTCTCGGCCTGCTGCAGCTGGGTTTGAAAAAGGATGATAAAGTGGCCATCATTTCGATGAACCGGCCCGAGTGGATGTTTGCCGACTTCGGCATTGCCCAAATCGGGGCCACGACGGTACCGATGTATCCCAGCATCACGGTTGAAGACTACAAATACATTTTCACCGATGCCGGCGTAAAGGCTGTATTCGTAGCCGATGAAAAGCTCTACGCCAAGGTAAAGGAAGCCACCGCCGAGCTGCCCGAGGTAAAGCACGTCTTCACCTTCGACCAAGTAGCTGGCGCCCGCCACTTCAGCGAGCTGCTGGAAATGGGCAAGAAAGGGGATGCTGCTACGCTTGAGCCCCTGAAGGCCGCCGTGCAGCCCGACGACCTACTCACGCTGATTTACACTTCCGGCACCACCGGCAACCCCAAAGGCGTGATGCTCAGCCACGACAACATCCTGAGCAACTGCCGTAACTCCCAGCCCTTCGTGCCTGTCACCAAGGACGATACAGCCCTGAGCTTTTTGCCGCTTTGCCACATCTTCGAGCGGATGGTAACCTACCTCTACATGATTAACAGCGTGAGTATCTACTACGCCGAAAGCATGGAGGTAATTGCCGACAACCTGCGCGAGGTAAAGCCCCAGATTTTCACCACCGTACCCCGTCTGCTGGAGAAAGTCTACGACAAGATTGTCGCCAAAGGCCATACGTTGGAAGGCGTCAAGAAAAACTTGTTTTTCTGGGCTCTGGACTTAGGTTTGAAGTACGACACCCAGAAAGACCAGGGGTTCTTCTACAATACCCAGCTGGCCTTGGCCAACAAGCTTATCTTCAATAAGTGGCGCGAAGCTTTGGGCGGTAACCTCAAGTGTATCGTATCCGGCGGCGGCGCTCTGCAGCCCCGCCTGGCCCGGGTGTTCTGGGCCGCTGGCATTCGGGTGATGGAAGGCTACGGCCTGACCGAAACCTCGCCGGTTATTGCCGTGGGCGGCTTTGAGCCCGAAAACAACATGATTGGCACCGTGGGCCCGCTCATCGACAACATGCAGGTGAAAATTGCCGAAGACGGCGAAATCCTCACCAAGTCGGCTTCCGTGATGAAGGGCTATTATAACAAGCCCGAGCTGACCGCCAAGGAAATCGACGCCGACGGCTGGTTCCACACCGGCGACATCGGCGAGTTTGTCAACGGCAAGTTCCTCAAGATTACCGACCGTAAAAAGGAGATGTTCAAGACCTCGGGCGGCAAGTACATTGCTCCGCAGGTTATTGAGGGCAAGCTGAAAGAGTCGCCGCTGGTAGAGCAATGCATGGTGGTGGGCGCCGACCAGAAGTTTCCCGCCGCTCTGGTCGTTCCTTCTTTCGACGACCTGAAAGGCTGGTGCAAGCGCAATGGTGTGGACTGCAACTGCTCCAACGAAGAGCTCATTAAGAACGAGAAGGTGGTGCAGATGTACGAGGACCTGGTGAAGAAGTACAACCAGAGCTTTGCGCAGTGGGAGCAGGTCAAGAAAATCGTGCTGCTGCCCAACCACTGGACGGTAGAAACCGGTGAAATGACCCCCACCATGAAGGTGAAGCGCAAGATTATCACCGAAAACAACAAGGACCTCATTGAGAGCCTCTACCACCAGGAAGCTCACCGCTAA
- a CDS encoding acyl-CoA dehydrogenase family protein encodes MEVSQKLVKGGEFIIKETDAQDVFTPADFSEEQNMMHQTALDFVEKEVQPLLERLDNHEEGLMRGLMEKAGQLGLFGVSIPEEYGGLNMDFPTSLRVTEGVGGGHSFPVAFAAHTGIAMLPILYFGNDEQKAKYLPGLTSGELMGAYCLTEPGSGSDALGAKTKAILTEDGEHYVLNGQKMWITNGGFADVFVVFAQVDGDKFTGFIVEKGTPGLSLGNEEHKMGIKGSSTRQVFLSDVKVPKSAVLGEIGKGHLIAFNILNIGRIKLAAACLGATKMASTLSIKYANERVQFKMPIAKFGAIKYKLAQQAVRIYAVESAIYRAGMDIARMEQELLSKGQSHNEALLGAAREFAVECAILKVEGSEVLDYVVDEGVQVYGGYGFSADYPMDRAYRDSRINRIFEGTNEINRMLAVDMILKKALKGELDLMGPAQAVQQELMAIPDFNVEEETGLFATEKKTIAKLKKAILMVAGTAVQKYMNSLAKEQEVLMNIADMAIKVYTAESTILRVEKEAAVKGEEAVAPQIDIARIYLYDTVDQVNKFGKDAIGTMTEGDEQKLLAMGLKRFTKADLYNAKEARRRVADVLIAANEYSF; translated from the coding sequence ATGGAAGTATCCCAAAAGCTTGTAAAAGGCGGCGAATTCATCATCAAGGAAACCGACGCCCAAGACGTATTCACCCCCGCCGACTTCTCGGAGGAGCAGAACATGATGCACCAGACTGCGCTGGACTTCGTGGAAAAAGAAGTGCAGCCCCTGCTGGAGCGTCTCGACAACCACGAAGAAGGCCTGATGCGCGGCCTGATGGAAAAAGCCGGTCAGCTGGGCCTGTTTGGGGTGAGCATTCCCGAGGAGTACGGCGGACTGAACATGGACTTCCCGACCTCGTTGCGCGTGACGGAAGGTGTGGGCGGTGGCCACTCGTTCCCGGTAGCTTTTGCGGCCCACACCGGCATTGCCATGCTGCCCATTCTGTACTTCGGCAACGACGAGCAGAAAGCCAAGTACCTGCCCGGCCTGACCAGCGGGGAGCTGATGGGCGCCTACTGCCTCACCGAGCCCGGCTCGGGCTCCGACGCGCTGGGTGCCAAAACCAAAGCCATCCTGACCGAAGACGGTGAGCATTACGTGCTCAACGGTCAGAAAATGTGGATTACCAACGGTGGTTTCGCCGACGTATTTGTGGTATTCGCCCAGGTGGATGGTGACAAGTTCACCGGCTTCATCGTGGAGAAAGGCACGCCTGGCTTGAGCCTCGGCAACGAGGAGCACAAGATGGGCATCAAAGGCTCTTCCACGCGCCAGGTGTTCCTGTCGGACGTGAAAGTGCCGAAGTCGGCTGTGCTGGGTGAAATCGGCAAGGGGCACCTCATTGCCTTCAACATTCTGAACATTGGCCGCATCAAGCTGGCGGCGGCTTGCCTGGGGGCTACCAAAATGGCCTCGACGCTGAGCATCAAGTATGCCAACGAGCGGGTGCAGTTCAAGATGCCGATTGCCAAGTTTGGCGCCATCAAGTACAAGTTGGCCCAGCAGGCCGTGCGCATTTACGCCGTTGAGTCGGCCATCTACCGCGCCGGTATGGACATTGCCCGCATGGAGCAGGAACTGCTCAGCAAAGGCCAGAGCCACAACGAAGCCCTGCTGGGTGCTGCCCGCGAATTTGCCGTGGAGTGCGCCATCCTGAAAGTAGAAGGCTCGGAAGTACTCGACTACGTGGTGGACGAAGGCGTGCAAGTGTATGGTGGCTACGGCTTCTCGGCCGATTACCCCATGGACCGCGCGTACCGGGATTCGCGCATCAACCGCATCTTCGAGGGCACGAACGAAATCAACCGCATGCTGGCCGTTGACATGATCCTGAAGAAGGCCTTGAAAGGCGAGTTGGACCTGATGGGCCCCGCCCAGGCCGTGCAGCAGGAGCTGATGGCTATTCCTGACTTCAACGTCGAGGAAGAAACCGGTCTGTTCGCCACCGAAAAGAAGACCATTGCCAAGCTGAAGAAGGCCATCCTGATGGTAGCTGGCACGGCTGTGCAGAAGTACATGAATTCCCTGGCCAAAGAGCAGGAAGTGCTGATGAACATTGCCGACATGGCCATCAAGGTCTACACCGCCGAAAGCACCATTCTGCGCGTGGAGAAAGAGGCTGCTGTGAAAGGCGAGGAGGCCGTAGCTCCCCAGATCGACATTGCCCGTATTTACCTCTACGACACGGTAGACCAAGTGAACAAGTTCGGCAAAGACGCCATCGGCACCATGACTGAAGGCGACGAGCAGAAGCTGCTGGCCATGGGCCTGAAGCGCTTCACCAAGGCTGACCTCTACAACGCCAAGGAAGCTCGCCGCCGCGTAGCCGACGTGCTGATTGCCGCCAACGAGTACAGCTTCTAG
- a CDS encoding 3-hydroxyacyl-CoA dehydrogenase/enoyl-CoA hydratase family protein, with protein sequence MNRIIKKVAVLGSGVMGSRIALHFANIGVQVLLLDIAPKELTPDEEKKGLQLDAPAVKNRIVNASLQAAITSNPSPLYRKADASRIKTGNFDDNLKDIASCDWTIEVVVERLDIKKSLFERIEQFRKPGTLITSNTSGIPIHLMAEGRSEDFRKHFAGTHFFNPPRYLKLLEIIPTPETDQSVVDFLMHYGDLYLGKTTVLAKDTPGFIANRVGVFAMLDVMQTMQRLGLTVEEVDKLTGPVIGHAKSATLRTSDVVGLDTTINVTNGLAQGLPNDEAKDVFVLPDFVKKMGENKWLGDKTGQGFYKKVKGAGGKSEIHALDLNTLEYKPSQKVKFASLEATKAIDKVADRFKVLVAGKDKAADFYRQSFGSLFAYVSNRIPEITDQLYKIDDALRAGFGWELGPFETWDALGVQKGLELAQAHGKNVAPWIEEMLAAGNSTFYKVSEQGVKQFYDVESKSYQAIPGVENFIILDNLRATGKVLWKNVGASVIDLGDGILNVEFHSKMNTLGSDVIQGLMKGVDMAEQGYRGLVVGNDAPNFSAGANLGLVYMYALDQEYDEINMMIAQFQNAMMRMRYSSIPVVGTPHGLALGGGCELNLHADKVVAVAETYMGLVEFGVGLIPAGGGTKEMTLRTAAKYEEGEPEFNLLRNAFVTISTAKVSTSAAEAFDLGFLRRGDEVVVNNNRLIATAKAEAIAMAEAGYTQPVQKTDIKVHGKGALAMFLTGVHAMRVGNYISDHDVKIANKLAYVMTGGDLSSPANVSEQYLLDLEREAFLSLTGERKTLERIQSILTTGKPLRN encoded by the coding sequence ATGAATCGTATTATCAAAAAAGTAGCCGTATTGGGCTCCGGTGTGATGGGCTCGCGCATTGCGCTGCACTTCGCCAACATCGGCGTGCAGGTGTTATTGCTCGATATTGCTCCCAAGGAGCTGACTCCCGACGAGGAAAAGAAGGGCTTGCAGCTCGACGCGCCGGCGGTGAAAAACCGCATCGTGAATGCCTCGCTGCAGGCGGCCATTACGTCGAACCCCTCGCCGCTTTACCGCAAGGCCGACGCCTCGCGCATCAAGACCGGCAACTTCGACGACAACCTCAAGGACATTGCTTCTTGCGACTGGACCATCGAGGTCGTAGTTGAGCGCCTCGACATCAAGAAGAGCCTGTTTGAGCGTATCGAGCAGTTCCGCAAGCCCGGCACTTTGATTACTTCGAATACCTCGGGTATTCCGATTCATTTGATGGCCGAAGGCCGCTCGGAGGATTTCCGTAAACACTTCGCCGGTACGCACTTCTTCAACCCGCCCCGCTACCTGAAGCTGCTCGAAATTATCCCGACGCCGGAAACGGACCAGTCGGTGGTGGATTTTCTGATGCACTACGGCGACCTGTACCTGGGCAAAACCACCGTACTGGCCAAAGACACGCCCGGCTTCATTGCCAACCGTGTGGGCGTTTTCGCCATGCTCGACGTGATGCAGACCATGCAGCGCCTGGGTTTGACGGTGGAAGAAGTAGATAAGCTGACCGGCCCGGTTATCGGCCACGCCAAGTCGGCCACGCTGCGCACTTCCGACGTGGTAGGTCTGGACACAACCATCAACGTCACCAACGGCCTGGCCCAGGGCCTGCCCAACGACGAAGCCAAGGACGTATTCGTATTGCCCGACTTCGTCAAGAAAATGGGCGAGAACAAGTGGCTGGGCGACAAAACCGGCCAGGGCTTCTACAAGAAAGTGAAGGGCGCGGGCGGCAAGTCCGAAATCCACGCCCTGGATTTGAATACGCTGGAGTACAAGCCCAGCCAGAAGGTGAAGTTTGCTTCCCTGGAAGCTACCAAGGCCATTGACAAGGTTGCCGACCGGTTCAAGGTACTGGTGGCCGGCAAGGACAAAGCCGCCGACTTCTACCGCCAGAGCTTCGGCAGCCTGTTTGCCTACGTTTCGAACCGGATTCCGGAAATCACCGACCAACTCTACAAGATTGACGACGCCCTGCGCGCCGGCTTCGGCTGGGAGCTGGGTCCGTTTGAAACCTGGGATGCTCTGGGCGTGCAGAAAGGCTTAGAGCTGGCGCAGGCCCATGGCAAAAATGTAGCTCCTTGGATTGAGGAAATGCTGGCCGCCGGCAATTCTACCTTCTACAAGGTGAGTGAGCAGGGCGTAAAGCAGTTCTACGATGTGGAGTCGAAGTCCTACCAGGCCATTCCCGGCGTGGAAAACTTCATCATCCTCGACAACCTGCGCGCTACGGGCAAAGTCCTGTGGAAAAACGTCGGTGCTTCGGTTATCGACCTCGGCGACGGTATCCTGAACGTGGAGTTCCACTCCAAGATGAACACCCTGGGCTCCGACGTAATTCAGGGCCTGATGAAGGGTGTGGATATGGCCGAGCAGGGCTACCGCGGCCTGGTGGTCGGCAACGACGCGCCCAACTTCTCGGCCGGTGCCAACCTGGGCCTGGTGTACATGTACGCCCTCGACCAGGAGTACGACGAGATTAACATGATGATTGCCCAGTTCCAGAATGCCATGATGCGCATGCGCTACAGCAGCATTCCGGTGGTGGGCACGCCCCACGGTCTGGCCCTGGGCGGTGGTTGCGAGCTGAATCTGCACGCTGATAAGGTGGTGGCCGTGGCCGAAACCTACATGGGTCTGGTGGAATTCGGCGTGGGCCTGATTCCGGCCGGGGGTGGTACCAAGGAAATGACCTTGCGCACGGCCGCCAAGTACGAGGAAGGGGAGCCCGAGTTCAACCTACTCCGCAACGCTTTCGTGACCATCAGCACCGCCAAGGTGTCGACCTCGGCCGCCGAAGCCTTCGACCTGGGCTTCCTGCGCCGCGGCGACGAAGTGGTGGTCAACAACAACCGCCTCATTGCCACGGCTAAGGCCGAAGCCATTGCCATGGCCGAGGCCGGCTACACTCAACCTGTGCAGAAAACCGACATCAAGGTGCACGGCAAAGGGGCCCTAGCCATGTTCCTGACCGGCGTGCACGCCATGCGGGTAGGCAACTACATTTCCGACCACGATGTTAAGATTGCCAACAAGCTGGCCTACGTCATGACTGGTGGGGATTTGTCGTCGCCGGCCAACGTGAGCGAGCAGTACCTGCTGGATCTGGAGCGCGAAGCCTTCCTGAGCCTGACCGGTGAGCGGAAAACCCTGGAGCGTATCCAGAGCATCCTGACCACCGGCAAACCGCTGCGGAACTAG
- a CDS encoding cytochrome b5 domain-containing protein, whose translation MNTPTPEPNKQPENNSLPEYTLAQLALRNGQDRDEIWVGYNGLIYDVTRSRLWRRGNHYEHWAGQDLTKELHKDAPHTEHVFDKFHAIGRLKTPTSSVS comes from the coding sequence ATGAACACCCCAACACCCGAACCAAACAAGCAGCCAGAAAATAATTCACTTCCCGAATACACGCTGGCTCAATTGGCGTTGCGCAACGGGCAGGACCGGGACGAAATCTGGGTGGGCTACAACGGGCTGATTTACGACGTGACTCGCTCCCGCCTCTGGCGCCGCGGCAACCACTACGAGCACTGGGCTGGGCAGGACCTGACCAAAGAATTACACAAAGACGCGCCCCACACCGAGCACGTCTTCGACAAGTTCCACGCCATCGGCCGCCTCAAAACGCCCACTTCTTCCGTCTCCTAA
- a CDS encoding formimidoylglutamase, producing the protein MNLAIFFDPLREELTAASAASTTLANYATRFLDTFPDWRVADLALIGLNEWRGSAGGAPAVHGADEVRRRFYQLQKGTGSLRLVDLGNLRPGLTLEDTYLRLREIVAALLEQNTVPILLGGSQDLDYGQFLAYETLERPVSFAMVDSRVDMAEHDTAPAEDSHLRRILMHEPNFVFNFAQLAHQQYLVAPDVLAALEKLHFETLRLGQVRDDIRQAEPLLRQADFVSFDVAALRWNDAPAYYPANPFGLTNEEAAKLAWYSGHNDQLSSFGLYGYRPDHDTHGLAACALATMLWYFIEGYYHRRNETDFQSRRFIRYAVGLPGSPAKLVFYKAKRTEKWWLEVESLADSAVKRIVPCSYEDYFKAAQGDLPNRWILTQALLG; encoded by the coding sequence ATGAATCTGGCCATCTTCTTTGACCCCCTCCGCGAGGAGCTTACTGCCGCCTCGGCAGCTTCTACCACGCTAGCTAATTACGCGACGCGCTTTCTGGACACGTTTCCGGATTGGCGGGTGGCCGACTTGGCTCTAATCGGGCTGAACGAGTGGCGGGGCAGCGCCGGCGGGGCACCAGCCGTGCACGGGGCCGATGAGGTGCGCCGCCGCTTCTACCAGCTTCAGAAAGGCACCGGCAGTTTGCGCCTGGTAGACCTAGGCAACCTGCGCCCCGGCCTGACACTGGAAGACACCTACCTGCGCCTGCGCGAAATCGTGGCCGCGCTGCTGGAGCAAAACACCGTCCCGATTCTACTCGGCGGCAGTCAGGACCTGGACTACGGACAGTTTTTGGCCTACGAAACCCTGGAGCGGCCGGTAAGCTTTGCCATGGTCGATTCGCGGGTGGACATGGCCGAGCACGACACGGCCCCGGCCGAGGACTCCCACCTGCGCCGCATTCTGATGCACGAGCCCAATTTCGTGTTCAACTTCGCCCAGCTGGCCCACCAACAGTACCTAGTAGCGCCCGACGTGCTGGCGGCCCTGGAAAAACTTCACTTCGAAACCCTGCGTCTGGGTCAGGTGCGCGACGATATCCGCCAGGCCGAGCCCCTGCTGCGCCAGGCCGATTTTGTGAGCTTCGATGTGGCGGCCCTGCGCTGGAACGATGCTCCGGCGTACTATCCCGCCAATCCGTTTGGCCTTACCAACGAGGAGGCAGCCAAGCTGGCCTGGTACTCGGGCCACAACGACCAGCTCAGCTCCTTTGGCCTCTACGGTTACCGCCCCGACCACGATACCCACGGCCTGGCGGCCTGTGCGCTGGCTACCATGCTGTGGTATTTTATTGAGGGATATTACCACCGCCGCAACGAAACCGATTTCCAGAGCCGCCGCTTTATCCGCTACGCCGTGGGGCTGCCCGGCTCCCCGGCCAAGCTGGTCTTTTATAAAGCAAAGCGTACCGAAAAGTGGTGGCTGGAAGTGGAGAGCTTGGCTGATAGTGCCGTCAAGCGCATCGTACCCTGCAGCTACGAGGATTATTTCAAAGCCGCCCAGGGCGACCTGCCCAACCGTTGGATTCTTACTCAGGCGCTACTGGGTTGA
- a CDS encoding 50S ribosome-binding protein YggL, which translates to MKKRLRKKTHRQEFKEFSWNVSYRLTDDKPDSYLDFSDVLLEQIETFELIIGGALDDFAATPVKRLTEAQAQEKRDQLQQWLQARPEVAEATSSELTDAYYGPFRDQ; encoded by the coding sequence ATGAAAAAACGCCTGCGTAAGAAAACCCACCGCCAGGAATTCAAGGAATTCAGCTGGAACGTGTCCTACCGTCTCACTGACGACAAGCCCGACAGCTACCTGGATTTCTCCGACGTGCTGCTCGAGCAGATTGAAACCTTCGAGCTGATTATCGGCGGGGCCCTCGACGATTTTGCCGCTACGCCCGTGAAGCGCCTGACCGAAGCCCAGGCCCAGGAAAAGCGCGACCAACTCCAGCAGTGGCTACAGGCCCGGCCCGAGGTAGCCGAAGCTACCAGCTCCGAGCTAACCGACGCCTACTACGGCCCGTTTCGCGACCAGTAA
- a CDS encoding MarR family winged helix-turn-helix transcriptional regulator, protein MTPEETVDYNIKVAWHAISRMYNTQAAKHDITTSIGFVLLNIDQELGTPATKIAPLLGLETRSLTRILRSMEEKGLIYKQADTQDKRSVRIFLTEEGLRKKEVSRQTVRHFNQKVREKIPQAQLEVMFKVVGQITGMIEGKTLFDDFKLKPYAPNRPPNGAGSECFAF, encoded by the coding sequence ATGACACCGGAAGAAACCGTCGATTATAACATCAAAGTTGCCTGGCACGCCATTTCGCGCATGTATAATACGCAGGCTGCCAAGCACGATATTACCACCAGCATCGGCTTTGTCCTGCTCAATATAGACCAGGAACTCGGTACTCCGGCTACCAAAATTGCGCCCCTGCTGGGCCTCGAAACCCGCAGCCTGACCCGCATTCTGCGCAGCATGGAGGAAAAGGGCCTGATCTACAAGCAAGCCGATACCCAGGATAAACGCTCGGTCCGCATTTTTCTGACCGAGGAAGGCCTGCGCAAAAAGGAAGTCTCCCGCCAGACCGTGCGGCATTTCAACCAGAAGGTGCGGGAAAAAATCCCCCAGGCCCAGCTGGAAGTCATGTTCAAGGTCGTGGGCCAGATTACGGGCATGATTGAGGGCAAAACCCTCTTCGACGATTTTAAGCTGAAACCCTACGCTCCGAACCGGCCGCCTAATGGCGCGGGCTCGGAGTGTTTTGCTTTCTGA